Genomic window (Roseimicrobium gellanilyticum):
ACCGCGCCCTTGCTGCTGCCGAGGCTGACAAATCCGTGGACACCGTCATGCTGGAGTTCAACTCCCCTGGCGGCAGCGTGACCGGCGTAGCGGAGACAGCAGCACGCGTGGCGAACCTGAGGAAGACCAAGGAGGTTCACGCTTTCACGGAAACAATGTGCTGCTCTGCGGCCACGTACATCGCGAGCCAAGCGGATCATGTGGTGGTCACCCCTTCGTCTACCAACGGCTCCATTGGCGTCTACATGGCGACCCTGGACGAATCCCGCGCCTTGGAACTTGCTGGCATCACGGTCAACTTGATGAAGGCCGGAAAGTTCAAGGCCATGGGTGCCAGCTTCAAGCCGTTGGAGGATGAAGAGCGGAAGATGATGCAAGCCAGCGTGGACCGCATCCATGCCGATTTCAAAGCCGCTGTCACGAGCCTCCGCCGCGTGAAACCTGAATCCATGGAGGGTCAATGGTTCGATGGGCGGGAAGCTCTCGCCTGCGGACTCGTGGACGAAATCACCAACATGAGCGCCGACGAATACGCGCTCGCCATCGCCTCCTAATACACCCCAGCACACCAATGAAGATCCTTACGAAACAATTCTGGAAAAGGTTCAGCAGGCAAGCCGCCGCTATTGCGCCGGTTGCGCCTCTCGTGGCCAGCACACCACCGCCCGCACCCGCCGCTTCCACGCCTCCACCTGCACCCATTGCCAAACCTGCACCCACACCCGCCCTTATGACCACTCCGCCCACCATACCGAAAGCGCCCGCTGCATCGACGCCACCCCCGGCGAAGTTCGACGTGCTCAAGGAATCAAGCCTGTTGACCCGTGAGCAGTTCGACGCCCTGGGGCACGCCAAGCAAGCCGAATTCATCCGGAATGGCGGCTCTCTCGTGCGTGAGGTGAAGCACGGGAACGCGAACGATGTAGCGGCAGAGTCAATCGTGCGCATGCAGGATCCTGATGACGTTGCTGTGGCGTTGCTGAAAGGGTTCGGCTTGTCTATGGCTGATGCCACCCCGCACATGATCGCATGGGGCGCGAGCCACCACGACAAATCATTCAGGGCCTACGACGATGCCCGTTGCAAAGAAGCACTGGCGAAGGCTGAAAAGTCTAGCCGTCCCGTTGGCTATCTGCTCCCCGGCGCGGCTCCGGTGAACGACGAGGCACGTATCAGCCGCAGAAAGTCAGAGCCATTCAAGCAACCCGGCGAGGTCGCGGAACCTGAGCGCCGTGCCGCTGAAGATAAGCTGGTCGCCATGCTCACCGAGTTCGAGGCCATCAACAATGAAGAACTGAGGCGCATCTGGTGGGAACGCAACCACGAGACTGTGGAGGACCACGCCAAGAACGAAACAAAGCGTTCACGCAATTGGATCGCATTCTTCGTCACACGGATCACTGGCATCAACACCCACATCACCCGCTAACCACCTCCACCCTGATACACCCCATGCCCTACGATAAAGAGCAACCCATCCTCACTACGAGTGAAGTAGCCGCGCTTTCCAAAGTGGAACTCGACACGCTCACTTGCTTCAACAACTTTGTCACGGGTGACCCACCGGGCACGACCCCGGTTGAGCCTGCCCGCGTGGAAAACGAAGCCGTGATGATCTACGAAAGCGCCAAGGGTATCCGCACCATGGACCAGGAGCGCGAGCTTGCAGTTCTCAAGGCCAAGTTTGTCGGCTTCCACGAGGCGCGGGCGCTTCCATCTGGCATCTTGAAGGTGCAGCTTTTGAGCTTCAAGGATGGATTTGTGCATGTTGCGCACCCCTTCGTGAAGGACGGCCCAGTCGAGTTCTTCGGGCGCAACGGTGGAGGCTTCTACCGCATGCCTATCTGACAATTTGCCCTGCACCCGTTTGTGCAGGTCATCGAGCGCCCCGCCAGATTGAACATGGAAAAGTAGCCCGGCGGGGCGCTCACCACATCTTATACACCTCAGACCGCCATGAGCACCGTTTACCTTGAACCACCACTTGAGGAACGCGTCACCGAAGCAGAGGTCGCAGAAGCCCGCCGCCAGGCAGCAGAAGACCGGCTGAAGGAATTGCAGGTCATGGCGTCCGCACTCAACACGCGGAGCGCACGGAAACAGTTCTGGTCGGAATACGACGAGGAGATTGTCCACCTCTCCGCCATCGAGACAAGAAAAGGAACCCGGTGGATCCACATGTTTTTACCATGAGCAGCGCACAAGGCCCACAATACCCCGGCACCCACCACAAGTTTGGCGAGGAGGCCCGTTTCCGTGAGAACACGGTCGCACAGACGCCGCTTCCAACGCGGCACCGCATGTTCACCAAGCCTTTGCCTGCTGGTCGTGTGCTTGAGTTGGCCCCAGCACCTCCACCACCGCGCCCCAGGCATCCCTTTTACGTGAGGAGATACCGCCTCAGGCACAACCGGAACATCATCCAAGTTGCTCCAGGGACAATCAATGGCATCTACCCGACCCTTGAAGGGATTCCAATCTCAGAAGAGCCGCACCTGGAAGTCGATCTCTTTGATTGCTGGGTCTACCTGAAACTAAAATTCTCTCTCCTTGTGGTCCACGACCACGTCAACAATGCCACGCTGACGAGCGCAACAATCGTGACGGATGCGCAAATCAACCAGCCGTACGGCCCGAACAACACAGGCGAGTATTATATCCTGCTCGCTGTCTTCAAGAACTATCAGTTAGTCGGCCAGACGACTGTGACAAACTTGGTTGGAGAAGTCACCGGAATTCCTGACGGGAGCGCGAGAGGACGACTGGAGGTGAATGCGGTTGTCAGCGTGGTGTAGGGCCGGAAGCCATCAAAGTATTCATTCCTTCCATGAACCTTGAATCTCCCCAACTCATCGCGGCCCGCGCTTCACTGGCGACTTTCTGCACCACCACGGCGAGAGAGACGGCGCAGATTGCTGCGGTCACGTACTTCGTGAACAGTGATGAAGCCCTCATCCTGCTTCGGGAATGGGCACAGCTTCCACACGTGCGGTGCATCCGCCATTGCATCCCCGGTGAAGAAGAGCTTCAGGCGGCAATCGCGAAGCTCTCGGAGCGGCCCGACAATTGCTTGCCCTTCGCACGGGAGGAGCGCAGGCAGCAGGCAGAGAAAAAGCTAGGGCAGCTTCACCACTGCTTCAGGGCGCTCCTGCATCCCGATTTGGAAAAGGAGTTCTGGACCCGGCATGAACGGGAGATCCAGATCCTCGCCCGTGATGAAAGCATGCTTGGTCAGAAGTGGATTGAGAAATTCAAACGATGATCTTCCCAACCCCAACAGCTCAAGACCAAGCCGCGCTCCACTGGACAAAGCAGGTTGATCCGTGTGAAAACTGCTGCGGCCCATGGCTCGGCTCAGTCCTGATTGCATCCCGGCGAGCGGCACTCGATACAGACCCGGAAATATCTCTTGGCGCAGACCAACCAGCCTACGAATGCGTCGTAGACATTGAACTTGGCGGATGCGGTGAAGAAAATCCATCGTGCGAGGAAGGTTTCGAAGATGCGGTTGAAGTTGCGACCAGCGAAAGGGACGACGCCCAGGTGATTTTCGACGACAAGACCTTGGAGCAGGAATTGTTGAGCGAGGCTGTCGGAGACCGGAATACTGAGGCGGATTCAGCGTTGGCTGAGATGCAATCAGCCCGAATCGCTTACAGCCAGCTTCAGAACGCTCACACCTCAGCGCGAATCAAAGAAGAGACATTCACGCGTAGGAACGACCCGGCTGGTGTGGCCGCAGCCCTTGCAGAGCAGGCGGCGATTCAATCGCAGCTCTCAGATCACATCTACCACGACAAAAACAATCTCTATATCACTGCCAGAACGAATGTTGGAGACGCCTACGCTGAATTTTATGAAGGACAACGGCAACTCGACCTTATCCAACGCGACCTTGATGTCGCAATCTACAAACTCGCCTGCGCTGAGCACAATCTTTCCGTGGCCACAGGGGAAGATGTTGAGATGTGGTTTGTGTCTGGTCGAGACGGAACGATTGCCCACCTCACGGCAGATGAGAGGCGGGACGGGTTCTATCGGCTGGAATTCGACATGGCAGAGCGGAGTGGAGAGGATGGAATATCACAACGCATCCCGCTTCCCTCTGGAACAACAAACATCCGATTTGAGTGGAGAGAGGTGTTCATACCGGCAGATGGGAGTGAGTACATTTACGGCGAGGAACCTTTTACGGAAGATGTGGAAGTTGAGTCGGGCACACAAGTTGCACGGACTGCCGACCACTATATTGCCGCTCCAGAGATTGAGGGGACCTATCGCATTGTGACCATGCCAGGCAGGGCGCAGGTGAGCATAGTTAGTGAAGACTTGCATGCCTCGAAGGTGAAATATGGTTTCCCGGCATACATCCACACTGGCACGACTGCGCAATGGTACGCCACGGAAACCGCCTCCGGCCTCAACACTGAGACGGGCGTTTCATTCTCTGGCTCCCAATCAGTGGACGAGTTCTTCAATATCGAAAGCTCCCTGAGTGCCTCAGTCACCGCGCACCCTGAACGCGTGTCAGGAGTTGGTGGCAATCCATTCGGCAGCAAGTCCCGCCAGTACACCGCCACGCAAAGGCAGTGGCCGGATGGAATGGTGATGACGTTGAGCGGCCTTGTCTCCACCGATAGCATTACCCAGCCCGTGGACTCGCACCTCGATTCCGCATGGGGAACTCCGCTCCCTGAGAACCTTGCACCTTCGACCATGACCAACCCTCATCGCAGGCTGTTCATTGGGGAGACGGCATACTCCAGGCTGCGGAGGAGGTTCAAGCTTCAGGTCACCATTCCATCAAACCGCCCGTTTCCCGTCACCATTGAGGTGAAGTACGACAAGAAGACATACACCTATGCTACAAATAGTTGGGTTGTTGAGGAGGAGTCGCACGAGGTGACTATTCTCACTGGAGAGACAACGGCAATTGAGGATGAGTGGACAGAGATCGATCCGATGGATGGAACGATTGTGGTGATGGCCAACGTTCGCGCAGAGCCGCACCTGCACCTCTGGCATCTCGGTGTAGATGTCAGCATTGCGCCCCACGAGGACTAGGGCCTACGTGCGGTCTGCTTCATCCTCTGGCCAGACCAGACCCTCCAGCATGCGCAACTCACCGCGCCTGCGCTTGTATTCCACGCACATCAGGGACAAGATGGTGCCACACGCGCACCCGGTGACAGGAAGGGAAATCACCTTCACCATCCACACGGGATCGGCCTTGGGCAGTTCCACCACATGGAACACCAGCAGCACCGTGCAGCCGAGTCCAACGGCCAGCAGCGCGAGAAGCGCAGCGTAGGACCGGCAGACTTTGGTCATGATGCCCATGGTCGGGTAAGGAACGGCAAAACTTTCGGGATGCAAGGGGGAATCACGCAGTGCGGATTGACCACAAATTGGTCGAAAATCCGTAGCAAAAGCCGATTTCACTAGGAGAGCACACAAGATTCTGAGTCTTGTGCCGACGTGGAGAAACGAAGGTTCATTCAGTTGAAGGCGTGACGGCGTGCGGTCATTGCTCGTGTACACCCGTAAAAGCCATGGCTGACATTACCAGCACGCAGCTCGCGAAGATTGTTGGCTGCACCCCCAGCGCCATTTGCATGGAGAGGCATAGAGGTCGCCTTCAAGGGGGTGAAAAGCGCCCCGGCGTGCGCGGCGTCGTCTTCCCGAAGACTGAAGTCATCAAATGGCTCCGCTACAAGTGCTTGAGCCATCTCATCGAGAAGCTGCCATAAGGCTTTCCCCTCTATGGAAATAATATGCAGTTACTCATTGAGTAAGTTACGCATTGAGTAATAATGCGCTTGTGAACTGCGGGAGTCCGCAGGAAGCAAAAGGCCCGGCCAGTGTTTGCACCACCGACCGAGCCCGCATGTAACAATCCTACACCGAGGATCATCAACAATGAGATCGTATGTCAAAAGAGCTAGTGCGCAAGCTGAAAGCCGCCCGCGAACTGGTGGGCGAAACGCAGGTAGTGTTCGCCACAAGGCTGGGCGTGCCAACACGCACGCTGATAGGCTGGGAGAACGACCAGCGAACACCCCGAGGCCTCGCCCTGGAAGCCCTCAACGCAAAGCTGGACGCCATCCTAAAGGGAAAGAAGTAAAATGGCGGGGTGACAAGCGCGGACCTCGCCACGCTGGCTTGCCCCGCGTCCCGTTCTCGCGCCGCCCCCAGCCCGGCAATCATGGTCGCTGGCTGCACTACCGCGTTGCGCCCGGCCTTCGGAGCCTTCAGTATGTGGAGAGCCGCAGCGGAAAGAATGCGTGCATCTTCGTCTCCAAGGCGAAGGATCGCGAGCTGTGGAAGATGGCCAGCCAGCAGGGGCACGAAAACCCCGCTGTGATGTTCATCGCGAATCTGACCAAGCTGTGCGCCGCTCACATGGAAAGGAGGGCCGCAGCATGAAGAGGTCACGAAACACAAAGCCGCTCATGGCTCCAGCCGACACCGTGCTCCTTCCGCAAAACGGATTCCTCCTGCGTGTGACGGAAGCGGGCTGGATCAACATCATGCAGGGCGATGGCAATGCGAAGGACATTGCCCATGTCATCCTGAGTCCACGGGAGGCGAAGGTGCTGCTTGATGCGCTGCCGGAGTACATTCGCGCGGCCACTGAGCTCCACGCCGATAGCGAGGGGGTTCTAGTATGAACTCCCCCTACTTCATCGGCCCATGGAAAGGCATGGGCGCTGCCATCGAGGATTGCGCGGAAGAGACGGGCCATTCCGTGGCTCACCTCGTGCGCATCGGCACGGACAGGGTTTTGCAGGAGTACCACACCACCGGCAAAGTGGCGGTCGGTGCAGCCTTGCGGAAGCCCTCGCGCCGTGGCCGGAAGCTTGGGAGCAAGAACGCCACCAAGGGTCCCACCCTGGACGACCTCCACCGCGATGCACAGGAGGCCAGAGAGGAGCTCAACCGGCTTCGTGCCGAGTGGGTGCTATTCTGCCTCCAGCATGGCGAGGAGGGCAAGCAGCGGGCCAAGAACGGCGGTCCGGGCGTCGAACTGTGGCTATGCCTCAAGCTGGCCATAGAACGTGATGCCGTGGCCGTGGAGAGGCTGGCAGGGGCAAGGCTGGCGCTTACACCGTCTGGCCAGCGGTAGGCCATCCTTGAGCGAATGCGAGCCCGTCAGTGCCTTCGTGGTGCTGGCGGGTTTCGTTTAGGCGGTCGAGCGGAACGACCGCCTAATAGGTACCTCTCGGGAACCAAATCCCCGTGGTCGACCACGACCACCACGGAGGTGCGGTCCACGCGGTCATTCGCGTGGACCGCGTGGAGAAGTGCTCTCCTTGTCGCGTAGGGCACTTTTGAGGTGCGGTCACTCTTGGGTACCGCACCTTCTCGGTCGTCATCGAGGATGACTGCCGAAGTTAAATAGATGGTACTCCTCAGTGACCATCAACCAGTCACTCGCGGTGACTGGTTGAACTTGGTCCTTGTGGATGACCAATCATTCCGCCTTCCAATTCCGACCAAAGTCCATGATCTGACCGGAATGGAAAATAGAGGCCCGAACGCAACACGCCCCCAAGCCGTCGAAACAGTTTGAGGGCGCTTTGGTGCTGTTTGCTGCTTCTGTGCCATCACCAGGCCAGCCGCCGTCCCCGCCGACTCAAACAGTGGTGAATCCCTCACCGACGGGAACACTGAAACATGATGCCGTGTCGAAGGGGCGTCAAGCTCCTGCGAGAATCACATCATCCACGCCTTGATGACCTCGCCGAGCGTCAGGCCGTGCGCAAAAAAGACCCGCTGGAGAACTCCCATTCGTCCAGCGGGCACACACATCAAACACATTTGAACGACCAACCAAGCTCCCACTTGGCGGGCCACAGACTATTCGAGGCAAGGGGGGCTCGTGCGTGTGTCAGCGTGAAATTCCGGTTCCGATTCCAGCGGAAAGCCAGGGGTGGGACCGGAATGGAATTTCATAAGCCCCCTCCAGCGCTGCTGGTGGAACCTTTTGGTGGCCCCTCTTCACTCTTTGATGCAGCATCATTCTTCAGAATGATGCTCAGTGCATGCTTCAGTTCGGCTTCGTCCTTCAAAAGTTGCGTCATGCGATCCGACAGCTCCGCAAGAACCACGCGAATGCTCGTTGCTAAAGCGAGACAGTGTTCATCAGCTTGAGCGTGGACACCATCACTCAGGGCGGAGTGAAGAAGCCCGAGTGGGTTGTGGCCGTCTATGAGCAGGCTTTGAGGTATGTATGGCTTAGCCATTTCCATAGCCTTCGCGAATTGGTCCTCCGTAGCCGCTGCACGGAGTTTCTGAACATCGCTAGGTGAAGTTTGGAGGCGCTCCGCCACATCCGCGATTCTGGTGATGATCCGAGCTTTTTGATTCTCAACGACACGGCGATAATAAATGAAAGCGCCGATGCCTAATCCTTGGTTTTCACACCTCCGACCCTTCAAGAAAGCGTCGCGGTCCGGGCCTGCTAGACTGATCAACCGGGCCGGGGTCGGCGGACCGAACGGGGGAGACTCTCCGTACTTGTACGCAGTGCCCCCATCATTGTGGTTGTTTTCCTGAAGTGCCAGCGAGAAGGTTTTGGTGAAGACTTGGCAGTTCGAACATCGGTAGATGAAATAGCTGTTCCTCAGGCCTTCCACGGACAGGAAAGGCGGCGTACTCGCAGGTCTAAACACTCGTACGCCGTTGCATTTCTCATTTGGGCAGTGAAGCTGAATTTCTGGTCCTATGCAATAACGTGTGGTCCCTTGGTGTGAACCCACGATGTTTGATATGCCTCTCGTTTGGTTGGGTGGGCACGACTCAAGGAACTCAGCGAAGGAAACTTCATCCTCGTTCGGGGAGCCTGGAGATAAAATCGTGGCGCTCATATGCGTTCTACTGCCAAAAACTGCCAATTTTCAGTGTATTTTCGTGTGTTTTGGTGTGTCTTTATGCGTCTTGGTGTATGAGCTGCCAAAGGCGATTACCAAGAGGTATGTGTTCAGTGTGAGCGACTTAGAGAGTGCCGACAGCGGGACTCGAACCCGCACGGTGGTCGCCCACCAACGGATTTTAAGTCCGTTGCGTCTACCGGTTCCGCCATGTCGGCCTTGGGCATTGCGGGATGGAGTCTTTTGAAGAGCAAGGCTGACTGCGCAAGCGTCAATTGTTCCATCCGCGGCGCAACGTACTACGGATGAGGGCGATGTCCGGTAAATTCTACCTTGCTTCAGCCTGAGGCAGATTCGTTGCATCCCTCTCACCCGCGGCCGATGCCGTAGACCGTCTGCGCACGGGTGTAGAATTCCCGGTCAAAGCGCCCGTGCTCGGGTGGGCCGATGCCTGAACTTTTCCAGCCGCCGAATGGCAGGTCGAGCCCGGCGTCGGCGGTGGATTGGTTCACCTTGAGAATCCCGGCTCGGGCATCCGCGAGAAAGCGCGCGGTGACTTCCTCGGAACGGGTGAACACAGCTGCCGCCAGCCCTTGGGGCACACCATTGAGAAGTGAGATGGCTTCGTCCCAGCGGTTTGCGGTTTGCATCACCAGCAGCGGTCCGAAGGATTCATGCTGCACCACTTCAGCGCGTGGATTGTCGCAGGAGATGATGGCGGGCGGATGCCAGGCTCCCTCATGCCCCCACGAGGGGTGGGGTTCGCGCTCCTCTTGGGGACAGGTCAATGTCCCGCCGGAAGTCTCAGCACGGTCGAGGAGCCGCCGAAAACGTTCGCAGTGGGCGGGCGTCACCATGGGGCCGATGCGCGTGCTCTCCTGCAGCGGGTCGCCCCAGCACAGGCGTCGCGTTTCCTGCTGCAGGTGCGACAGGAAGGCATCTTTGCAGGAGGTATGGACGATGACCCGCCGGTTGGCGGTGCAGCGCTGTCCCGCCTGGGCAAAGGCGCCCTTGGCGATGAGGCGTGCGGCCTCGGGCAGGTCCGCATCTTCCCACACAAGGGCGGCGTTGTTTCCTCCAAGTTCCGCCTGGAAGGGGAGATGCCGTCGTGCACAGATCTCGTGAGCACTGAAACCCGTCTCCAGCGAACCGGTGAGCGTGACGGCATGGATGCCCGGGTGATTCATGAGCTGTGCGGCGGCTTCTCTCCCTCCCTCCACGAGGGTGAGGATGCTGGGAAGGGGAAGGTCTGGGCGGCTCTCCTGTAGCATCTGGATGACACGCCTCGCGATTCCAGGGGCCAGTGGCGATGGTTTCCAGGCAACCGTATTCCCGTAGAGCAAGGCCGGGGCGATCTTGCTCAGTGGGATGTAAAAGGGATTGTTCCACGGAGTG
Coding sequences:
- a CDS encoding S49 family peptidase, encoding MRTLPHFFTKLFAEPLMLHAPARAGFEAYLLGQMSTDASRPPVRMEGEEKAWRMKRVLEKRGRLAIVRIYGAIDKQLSTLEMECFGGCDLADVDRALAAAEADKSVDTVMLEFNSPGGSVTGVAETAARVANLRKTKEVHAFTETMCCSAATYIASQADHVVVTPSSTNGSIGVYMATLDESRALELAGITVNLMKAGKFKAMGASFKPLEDEERKMMQASVDRIHADFKAAVTSLRRVKPESMEGQWFDGREALACGLVDEITNMSADEYALAIAS
- a CDS encoding aldehyde dehydrogenase family protein, whose translation is MKPVLLLVDLQRDYLDAPGLEPSAGQLIHECSRLLNACRARGIPVIHIWTSVSRERDERMPHWKAADRWRCEVGTPGHAPPASLAPQPGEHTVHKTGFSPFTKPELGHHLAEGGFDHAIIAGVHLHACVRETILGAYERGMTVWVADGATGSDDPLHAAITRRYLGQRGIRFASVADISAMLECNGTVVTAARPAIIPTHTDIPVPRPASEGMNLVPMAERAHLLETLARQLEHQAHELARAMADEIGKPVYHGEREVRHTAAMLRKVMQRAADDAATNHGDAPEVRHRPLGTVAIVTPWNNPFYIPLSKIAPALLYGNTVAWKPSPLAPGIARRVIQMLQESRPDLPLPSILTLVEGGREAAAQLMNHPGIHAVTLTGSLETGFSAHEICARRHLPFQAELGGNNAALVWEDADLPEAARLIAKGAFAQAGQRCTANRRVIVHTSCKDAFLSHLQQETRRLCWGDPLQESTRIGPMVTPAHCERFRRLLDRAETSGGTLTCPQEEREPHPSWGHEGAWHPPAIISCDNPRAEVVQHESFGPLLVMQTANRWDEAISLLNGVPQGLAAAVFTRSEEVTARFLADARAGILKVNQSTADAGLDLPFGGWKSSGIGPPEHGRFDREFYTRAQTVYGIGRG
- a CDS encoding helix-turn-helix domain-containing protein, giving the protein MSKELVRKLKAARELVGETQVVFATRLGVPTRTLIGWENDQRTPRGLALEALNAKLDAILKGKK